DNA sequence from the Neisseria mucosa genome:
AACCGTTGCCGCCATCGCAACATTCAAGGATTCGGTTTGCCCCAACATGGGGATTTTGACACAGGCTTCAGCCTTCTCTTTTATTCGTTCACTCACGCCGCTGCCTTCGTTGCCAAACACCCAAGCGCAAGATTGACTGAGGTTCATTTCATACAAACCAATATTGCGGCCACCCAAAGCTGTTGCCCAAATTGGATGCTGATACTTTTCCATCCAAGCGGATAATTCCACTCGGCTGAAAATAGACAGCAAAAAATGTGCACCCATCCCCGCTCGCAACACTTTGGGTGACCAGATATCCACGGAATCATTGCTGCACACGATTTGCTTGACTCCGGCTGCCGCCGCACTGCGCAAAATTGTGCCTGCATTGCCGGGGTCTTGTACCCGCTCTAATACCACGCAATCGTCGTCTGAAGGCAAGCCTGCCTGTTTCGGAATATCAATCCAAGTCATCACATCATCGGCATCGGTCAAACTGGTGATTTTAGACAGAGCTTCGTTACCGACCCAAGTAATTAATCCCTCGTCCAACTGCGCCGTAATTTCTTGAATTTCAGGATGTTGCTGTTTCTTTTCAGGCAGGTAAACCTGTTTGGGCGTACCGCCGCTTTGCAAATAAGTTTGCAGCAGATGTACGCCTTCCAATACGGTTTCACCGCTTTCACGCCTTGCTTTGGCCTGCGTCAAAAGACGGAATAAATGTTTGAGCTGTTCGTTTTGAGCAGAGGTAATCAGTTTCATGGAGCGCATTATAACTGTTTTGACTTCTTTGAAGCTATGCTTTCAGACGGCCTGACGGTTTTACTGCAAAAATAAAAACCCTTGCCATAAAGCAAGGGTTTTGCATGATTTCATTTTTTACTGCACAACAGTCTGCTGCTCATTTTTCTGCTCGGTACGGACAGTCGGACGATTTTCAATTTTGCCGTCTTTCGCCGCATTCGGCACAACGGTTTCACCAGGCTCGGAAGCCGCTTTATCGTCAGGCGTACCGCTTACCGGAATGATATCTTGTGCAGGCTGAACATTAGACTTCTCGGCAACCGGCATAGCGTCACGAGAAGTTTGCGGCGTAAACTGCCATGCCGTCACAGCAATGGCACACACGCTGGCAGCGGCTGCAAAGAATTTAAAGAAGCCGTTATTGGCCGCTTCGCGATGAGTATATTTTTTCTGCTTGCCGGCAATCTCAGCTTGAGGCACTGTAAATGCTTTACTTTGCATGGTTTCATCAGCCACCTTCGCCGCCGCACCCTGACGGATACAGTCGCCGATAATGTGGTACTCATGCCAAGCGCGCAATGCTTCCTCGTCTGCCAATACGGCATCCAGCATCTCATCAGTCAATGCTTCACCGTCCATCAATGCGGACACATACTCCAATGCTTTATTTGTTTTGTCGTTCATTTTTATTACCACCTTTGATCTTCAGAAGTATCCAACAGCGGCCGCAAATCTTTTGCAATCAGTTCACGCGCTCTGAAAATACGCGAACGTACTGTACCTATCGGACAATCCACTACCCGAGCTATTTCTTCGTAAGACAAGCCGTCCATTTCCCTAAGCGTAATGGCTTGACGCATATCGTCTGGCAGTTGCGCAATGCTTGCCTCGACGGTCTGCAAGATTTCCCGATTCATCATCTCAGCTTCCGGCGTATGGTAATCGGCAATCTGATCGGTTAAATCAAGAACATCTCCTTCCTCATTGGCTGCTTCCGAACTGACAAAAAACTGACGACCCGAAGTGGTCAGGAAATTCTTTGCCGTATTGATACCGATACGGTACAGCCATGTATAAAATGCACTTTCTCCACGAAAATTTGCCAATGCACGATAAGCCCTAATCATTGCCTCTTGGGTTACATCGTGCACTTCATGCTCATCCTGAATAAAACGGGAAATCAGTCTGTTTAGACGACGCTGATATTTGGACATCAGCATCTCGAATGCCTTATGGTCACCTTTCTGCGCGCGCTCCACCAAAACTTGATCTATTTGGCGATCGTTCATACCCACCCTTTAATCATTTTACTGCTTTAAACCCAAAAATAGTAAAGCGTGCTGTGCACAGTAAAGACAGCAACGCTCTGAAATAGTTCCATAAGATTACATTCAATGGCTAAAGTTTATTTGTGCAGATGCTCTAATATTAACAATATTACTTAATATACCAATACTTAGCAAAAGTAGTTAAACTACTAATACTTTCTAAATTTAAAGTTAGTTGCTTTACTTTTTGCCATATATCCGACCAACTTTCTATGAACAGGTAGATAACCTTGCTCTATTTGAACATCGCTTCCAACCCTAAGGTTAGCAACAGCAAGGCACTTGTTGCCCATACTTATGATAATCGGCCAATATTTACGCACGAGTGGCATGATATGACACTCTTGCAATAGTTTTTCAACTGATTTTTCCCTCTGCCCGGACTGAATCACGTCGCCCTCGGATACAGTTCTAAGCACAGCCGGCTTCTCCAACTCCTCTTCCGGCAAACCGCCTTTAAAAGGTAATAAAACAAAACCGTTTTCCAGCAAAATATCTTTCAGACGGCCTCGAACTTCCCCACCATTACACCAAGGCAGCCGTTGAAATTCATTTTCTTGCCAAATAAACAACTGATCCCGATAGGCGACCAATTCGCCGTTTGGCAAACTCAACTGCGCCTGTTCTGCGGTTTCCAATACTCGGGCGAAATCGGCAATGCTGTGATAAGAAGGCAATGATTCTGTTTGCTTTCTCAAAAAATACCAAAGCAACCGACGGCGTAAGAGCGGCGTACATTGCCGCCACAGACTGATACTGAATATTCCGTCCGGACTGATGCGCTGGTATTCAGACTCAGCCAATTCATCTAAAAGCTGCAAATCTTCCTGCAATAATCGGATATTGGCACAAATTTGCTGCTCAAAATTCGGAATACGCTGCTGCCATTGCGGCAAGGCCTGATTTCTCATCCAATTGCGTAAATAGCCAGAATCCTCGTTACTTTCGTCCTCGACAAAAGGCAGCCTCCATTGTTGCGCATACTCTGCCAATTCCTGACGGGAAAATGCCAAAAGCGGCCGCCAGATTTGGATCTCTTCATTTAAATCACGCCATACCGGCATAGCTGCCATACCGCGCAATCCGCCGCCGCGTACAGCCGACAGCATAAATGTTTCGATTTGATCATTGCGATGGTGTGCCAAAACAATAATTTTCTTCAGGCCGTCTGAAAATGCCTGATATCGGGCGGCCCTGGCCGCCGCTTCCAAACCTTTTCCGTGTTTTTCCACATTGACACGGCACACCCGCAAGGCAACATTCAAACGCTGACAATAATCCTGACAAAATTTTGCCCAACTGTCGGCATTGGTGCTTAAACCATGATGAACATGGACGGCACGTAAATCAAAACGGCGAAATTCGCGCATCCGGTCCAAAAGATGCAGCAGGACAACGGAATCCAATCCGCCGCTCAAACCGACTTCAAAAACAGTATGGCTCGGCAAATCAGGAAAAGCTGCTTGAAAACTTTTAAATAGGGAATCAGGGGATAGTTGCGACATTTCAGACGGCCTGAAATTATGAATTACTCAAAAATAGAATACAAAAAAAGCAAGCAGCGGCATCTGCTTGCTTTTTCAGCAGTCAAACTTATTTATCGGTAAATTTACCGTAAGCCATGATGCGGTCGAAACGGCGGGAAAGCAAATCAGGCATGGTCATGCTTTGCGCTTCGCTTAATTGCTGTTCCAAAACGGTTTTAACGTTTTTCATCGTGGTTTCGTAATCACGGTGTGCGCCGCCCAACGGCTCGTCAATGACTTTATCGATGAGATCCAATTCTTGCAGGCGCTTGGCGGTAATCCCCAATGCTTGCGCGGCGTCTGCTGCTTTTTCGGCAGTTTTCCAAAGAATAGAGGCGCAACCTTCGGGAGAAATCACCGAATAGGTCGAGTATTGCAGCATATTGATGTAGTCACCGACAGCTACTGCCAACGCACCGCCCGAACCGCCTTCGCCGATGATGGTACACAATACCGGTACATGCAGGCGGGTCAGTTCGTACAAATTACGGCCGATGGCTTCGGACTGGCCGCGCTCTTCCGCGCCAATGCCCGGATACGCACCCGGAGTATCGACAAAGGTCATGACCGGAATATTGAATTTCTCGGCAGTCTGCATCAAGCGCAGCGCTTTACGGTAACCTTCGGGACGCGGCATACCGAAATTGCGGCGGATTTTTTCTTTGGTATCGCGGCCTTTTTGATGGCCGATGACCATCACGCTTTGGCCGTTGAAACGTGCCAAACCGCCGACAATGGCATGATCGTCAGAATAATGGCGGTCGCCGTGCAACTCTTCAAAATCAGTAAAAATACCGTTGATGTAGTCCAAAGTATAAGGACGTTGCGGATGGCGGGACACTTGTGAAATTTGAGCCGGAGTCAGCTTGCTGAAAATTGACTTGGTCAACTCGTTGCTTTTCTTTTTCAGTCTGGCAATCTCGTCGGAAATATCGACGGCAGATTCATCTTGTACGAATCGCAACTCGTCGATTTTATTGGTTAATTCGGCGATGGGTTGTTCGAAGTCCAAAAAAACGGGTTTCATAAAACAAAGCTCTCGGTAACGGTTGCTGACATGATACGCTAATCAGACGTATTTGACAGCATTTCTCAAAGGGAAACTGCCATCTTTTGCAATAAAAAATCTTTCAGACGGCCTTTAACAAAGAAATAGTATATCTGCACTAAACGAATGAAGTGCCGTATCTTATGATAAACTTCAATTCAGTTCAATCATTTCAAACAGGCTATGAAAAACAATCATGACAATTCGTCCATGCGCTTGGACAAATGGCTGTGGGCCGCGCGCTTTTTCAAGACCCGCGCGCTGGCACAAAAACATATTGAGCTGGGCAGGGTTTTGGTAAACGGCTCGAAAGTGAAAAACAGCAAAAATATTTCCGCCGGCGACACCATCGACATGACTTTGAACTCCCTACCCTACAAATTCAAAGTCGCCGCGCTCAATCATCAACGCCGCCCGGCACCGGAAGCGCGTTTACTGTACGAAGAAGACATGAAAACGGCTGCCGAACGCGAAGCTCAAAAACAACTCGACCAAGCCAGCCGCATCAGTGCCGCTTATCCGGACGGACGCCCGACCAAACGCGACCGCCGCCAGCTTGACCGCATGAAGCGCGATAGCTGGTAAGCGTTGAATCTATTGTTTCAGACGGCCCTATATCCATGCCGTCTGAAAACCAAAAACAGGCAGGACATCCTGCCTGTTTTTTATTTGTGATGATTAAAATTTATATTCTAACTGACCGCGAATAACGTTCACGTCCTGCTTATCCGTACCGACAGTAGGCGTAACCTGTTTGCCGGCCAAATAGAAGCCTTTGAGTTTCCAGTTTTTCCAAGGAATATAAGTCGCACCGATTTGCACGCCTTGAACGTTTTTGCTGTAATCCTCAACAGAAGAGACACCGGACAACGAGCCGACACGGCGGTAGTTCAAGAATACGTCGTAAGAATTACGGACGTTCCAGTCGGCCGATTTATAGCGCACTTCAGTGAACACGCCATCATTTTTGATTTTTTGTCCGGCATCATTATAAGCTTTGATATTGGACTTGCTGACCGCGGCCATCCAACGCCAATCGTCATTAAATTTAATGTCCGTACCAATTTCCCCGAAGACCGCGTTTTTCTTCGCGCCGCGTACATCGATGTCTTTCATATAGCTAACGGTTGCGCCGACGTTGATATTCTCATTCACAGGCAACACGCTTTGAATCGCGGCAAAATGTCTGCGGCGGCCGCCGATGCCCCATGCGTTGTCGTTCAGATTGCCTGTACGGCGGCCCGCATAGATTTTGGTCGGCAGGGTTTTATTGTCAAAGAAGAT
Encoded proteins:
- a CDS encoding TrmH family RNA methyltransferase, coding for MKLITSAQNEQLKHLFRLLTQAKARRESGETVLEGVHLLQTYLQSGGTPKQVYLPEKKQQHPEIQEITAQLDEGLITWVGNEALSKITSLTDADDVMTWIDIPKQAGLPSDDDCVVLERVQDPGNAGTILRSAAAAGVKQIVCSNDSVDIWSPKVLRAGMGAHFLLSIFSRVELSAWMEKYQHPIWATALGGRNIGLYEMNLSQSCAWVFGNEGSGVSERIKEKAEACVKIPMLGQTESLNVAMAATVCLFEQMRQRIHAQAV
- a CDS encoding sigma-E factor negative regulatory protein; amino-acid sequence: MNDKTNKALEYVSALMDGEALTDEMLDAVLADEEALRAWHEYHIIGDCIRQGAAAKVADETMQSKAFTVPQAEIAGKQKKYTHREAANNGFFKFFAAAASVCAIAVTAWQFTPQTSRDAMPVAEKSNVQPAQDIIPVSGTPDDKAASEPGETVVPNAAKDGKIENRPTVRTEQKNEQQTVVQ
- the rpoE gene encoding RNA polymerase sigma factor RpoE — translated: MNDRQIDQVLVERAQKGDHKAFEMLMSKYQRRLNRLISRFIQDEHEVHDVTQEAMIRAYRALANFRGESAFYTWLYRIGINTAKNFLTTSGRQFFVSSEAANEEGDVLDLTDQIADYHTPEAEMMNREILQTVEASIAQLPDDMRQAITLREMDGLSYEEIARVVDCPIGTVRSRIFRARELIAKDLRPLLDTSEDQRW
- the tilS gene encoding tRNA lysidine(34) synthetase TilS; this translates as MSQLSPDSLFKSFQAAFPDLPSHTVFEVGLSGGLDSVVLLHLLDRMREFRRFDLRAVHVHHGLSTNADSWAKFCQDYCQRLNVALRVCRVNVEKHGKGLEAAARAARYQAFSDGLKKIIVLAHHRNDQIETFMLSAVRGGGLRGMAAMPVWRDLNEEIQIWRPLLAFSRQELAEYAQQWRLPFVEDESNEDSGYLRNWMRNQALPQWQQRIPNFEQQICANIRLLQEDLQLLDELAESEYQRISPDGIFSISLWRQCTPLLRRRLLWYFLRKQTESLPSYHSIADFARVLETAEQAQLSLPNGELVAYRDQLFIWQENEFQRLPWCNGGEVRGRLKDILLENGFVLLPFKGGLPEEELEKPAVLRTVSEGDVIQSGQREKSVEKLLQECHIMPLVRKYWPIIISMGNKCLAVANLRVGSDVQIEQGYLPVHRKLVGYMAKSKATNFKFRKY
- a CDS encoding acetyl-CoA carboxylase carboxyltransferase subunit alpha: MKPVFLDFEQPIAELTNKIDELRFVQDESAVDISDEIARLKKKSNELTKSIFSKLTPAQISQVSRHPQRPYTLDYINGIFTDFEELHGDRHYSDDHAIVGGLARFNGQSVMVIGHQKGRDTKEKIRRNFGMPRPEGYRKALRLMQTAEKFNIPVMTFVDTPGAYPGIGAEERGQSEAIGRNLYELTRLHVPVLCTIIGEGGSGGALAVAVGDYINMLQYSTYSVISPEGCASILWKTAEKAADAAQALGITAKRLQELDLIDKVIDEPLGGAHRDYETTMKNVKTVLEQQLSEAQSMTMPDLLSRRFDRIMAYGKFTDK
- a CDS encoding RNA-binding S4 domain-containing protein gives rise to the protein MKNNHDNSSMRLDKWLWAARFFKTRALAQKHIELGRVLVNGSKVKNSKNISAGDTIDMTLNSLPYKFKVAALNHQRRPAPEARLLYEEDMKTAAEREAQKQLDQASRISAAYPDGRPTKRDRRQLDRMKRDSW